One Gemmatimonadota bacterium DNA window includes the following coding sequences:
- a CDS encoding MoaD/ThiS family protein, producing the protein MIRVVLPYHLRNLAGCRDKEVILQVEGGIVTQRKILDALEARYPQLGGTVRDYGTGARRPLVRFFGCGKDLSLDSPDAPVPGSIARGEEPYRIVGSVAGG; encoded by the coding sequence ATGATCCGCGTCGTATTGCCCTATCACCTGCGGAATCTGGCGGGATGCCGGGACAAGGAAGTCATCCTGCAGGTCGAGGGCGGGATCGTGACGCAGCGAAAGATCCTGGACGCCCTCGAAGCGCGCTACCCCCAACTAGGCGGTACCGTTCGGGACTACGGGACCGGCGCCCGTCGGCCCCTTGTGCGGTTTTTCGGCTGCGGAAAGGACCTCTCCCTCGACTCGCCCGACGCGCCGGTGCCCGGCTCCATCGCACGGGGTGAGGAGCCCTACCGGATCGTGGGCTCGGTGGCCGGGGGGTAG
- a CDS encoding exo-alpha-sialidase — MERVRVLVGTRKGAFILSSDGAREDWHIDGPHFGGWEIYHINGSRVNPDRLYASQGTGWFGQLLQRSDDGGKSWNPVSNEFTFEGEVGTHLDFDDTPRPWEFKRVWHVEPSLSDPETVFAGVEDAALFRSTDGGQSWHELAALRNHPSSEGWHPGAGGLCLHTIILDQGDPNRLIVAISVAGAFRSLDGGGSWQPINKGLHSDYMPEPEAEVGHCVHRLAMHPSRPDSLFMQSHRNIMRSDNGGDSWTNVSGDLPSDFGFPIGVHAHEPETIYVVPMKGDSEHYPDEGHLRVYRSRTGGNEWEPLSSGLPQKDCYVNVLRDAMAVDTLDDCGIYFGTSGGTVYVSPDGGDHWTAIVQNLPPVMSVEVQTLS, encoded by the coding sequence ATGGAGAGGGTCAGGGTGCTGGTGGGTACCCGGAAAGGCGCGTTCATCCTTTCTTCGGATGGCGCGCGTGAAGACTGGCATATCGACGGCCCGCATTTCGGCGGCTGGGAGATTTACCACATCAACGGATCCAGGGTTAATCCGGACCGCCTGTACGCTTCCCAGGGCACCGGCTGGTTCGGGCAGTTGCTGCAGCGTTCGGACGACGGTGGCAAGAGCTGGAACCCGGTGAGTAACGAATTCACTTTCGAGGGAGAAGTGGGCACCCATCTTGATTTCGACGACACCCCGCGTCCCTGGGAATTCAAGCGGGTCTGGCACGTCGAGCCTTCGCTTTCCGATCCGGAAACCGTGTTCGCCGGGGTCGAGGACGCGGCGCTTTTCCGTTCCACGGACGGGGGCCAGTCCTGGCATGAACTTGCCGCTCTCAGAAACCATCCATCGAGCGAGGGATGGCATCCCGGTGCGGGCGGCCTGTGCCTGCACACCATCATCCTGGATCAGGGCGACCCGAATCGGTTGATTGTCGCGATTTCCGTGGCAGGAGCATTTCGGTCCCTGGACGGCGGCGGATCCTGGCAGCCGATCAACAAGGGCCTGCATTCCGATTACATGCCCGAGCCCGAGGCGGAGGTGGGTCACTGCGTCCATCGCCTCGCCATGCATCCATCCCGTCCGGATTCGCTGTTCATGCAGAGTCACAGGAACATCATGCGCAGCGACAACGGGGGGGATTCCTGGACCAATGTGAGCGGCGACCTGCCCAGCGATTTCGGATTTCCGATCGGTGTTCACGCCCATGAACCCGAAACGATCTACGTCGTTCCGATGAAGGGTGATTCCGAGCATTACCCGGACGAAGGCCACCTGCGGGTCTATCGGAGTCGGACCGGCGGAAACGAATGGGAACCGCTGTCCTCCGGACTGCCGCAGAAAGACTGCTACGTCAACGTCCTGCGGGATGCCATGGCCGTGGATACGCTCGACGACTGCGGAATATACTTCGGCACCTCGGGAGGAACAGTTTACGTGTCCCCGGACGGAGGTGACCACTGGACAGCCATCGTGCAGAATCTACCGCCGGTGATGTCCGTCGAAGTCCAGACGCTCTCATGA